The Musa acuminata AAA Group cultivar baxijiao chromosome BXJ1-3, Cavendish_Baxijiao_AAA, whole genome shotgun sequence genome window below encodes:
- the LOC135615122 gene encoding probable trehalose-phosphate phosphatase 6 isoform X1, which translates to MMRKQSVIVPEELAVTTVMAVVADPAAHRSALLPPRSSALGVRCARYKRFLSQLDMGSGGGGGARISAWVDSMRASSPTHVKAAAMLSASFAASHDEDYNNRVKQHPSALSVFEDIVAASKGKQIVVFLDYDGTLSPIVDDPDRAFISNAMKETVRDVARHFPTAIVSGRRRDKVFSFVRLRELYYAGSHGMDIKGPTKRTKHTKAKTKAVLFQPATEFLPMIDEVYKALMEKTKLIQGSRVENNIFTLSVHFRCVDEKIWSSLAELVRSVLKDYPKLRLTMGRKVLEIRPSIKWDKGKALEFMLESLGLADSGDVFPVYIGDDRTDEDAFKVLHGRRQGLGILVSEVIRETSARCSLRQPAEVSIGSMSAQAFLPWMLGLLADTIYRFRSSCVDSWSGSEAPPFLEELKQGRSEMRLKPSTP; encoded by the exons GCTGCCGCCTCGCTCCTCCGCGCTCGGCGTTCGTTGCGCCAGGTACAAGAGGTTCCTGAGCCAGCTCGACATGGGCAGCGGCGGCGGGGGTGGCGCGAGGATCAGTGCGTGGGTCGACTCCATGCGGGCATCCTCTCCTACTCATGTCAAGGCGGCCGCCATGCTCTCGGCCTCCTTCGCCGCCTCCCACGACGAAGACTACAACAACAGGGTG AAACAGCATCCTTCGGCGTTGAGCGTCTTCGAAGACATCGTCGCAGCATCGAAGGGGAAGCAGATCGTGGTGTTCCTCGACTACGACGGGACACTGTCTCCGATCGTGGACGACCCCGACCGTGCCTTCATATCCAACGCA ATGAAGGAGACGGTAAGGGACGTAGCAAGGCATTTCCCAACTGCGATTGTGAGTGGAAGACGCAGAGACAAG GTGTTCAGCTTCGTACGATTAAGGGAGCTGTACTATGCTGGAAGCCACGGCATGGACATCAAAGGCCCGACTAAGAGAACCAAACATACAAAAGCCaag ACGAAAGCTGTTCTGTTTCAGCCAGCCACTGAGTTCCTCCCCATGATAGATGAG GTCTACAAGGCATTAATGGAGAAAACAAAGCTCATCCAGGGATCCAGAGTAGAGAACAACATATTCACCTTATCGGTTCACTTTCGATGTGTCGATGAAAAG ATATGGAGCTCATTAGCTGAGCTTGTAAGGTCAGTGCTCAAGGACTATCCCAAGCTCCGCCTCACCATGGGAAGGAag GTGTTGGAGATCCGGCCTAGTATCAAGTGGGACAAGGGGAAGGCTCTCGAGTTCATGTTGGAGTCTCTTG GATTGGCAGACTCTGGCGATGTGTTCCCTGTGTACATAGGAGATGATCGCACCGATGAAGATGCCTTCAAG GTTTTGCATGGTAGAAGGCAGGGTTTGGGAATACTTGTATCGGAGGTCATCAGGGAAACAAGTGCACGTTGCTCTCTCAGGCAACCTGCGGAGGTGAGCATTGGCTCCATGTCTGCACAAGCTTTTCTGCCATGGATGCTGGGATTGCTAGCTGACACCATTTACAGGTTCAGAAGTTCTTGCGTCGACTCGTGGAGTGGAAGCGAAGCGCCTCCCTTCCTCGAAGAACTGAAGCAAGGAAGAAGTGAGATGAGACTGAAGCCCTCTACCCCATGA
- the LOC135615122 gene encoding probable trehalose-phosphate phosphatase 6 isoform X2, with protein MMRKQSVIVPEELAVTTVMAVVADPAAHRSALLPPRSSALGVRCARYKRFLSQLDMGSGGGGGARISAWVDSMRASSPTHVKAAAMLSASFAASHDEDYNNRVKQHPSALSVFEDIVAASKGKQIVVFLDYDGTLSPIVDDPDRAFISNAMKETVRDVARHFPTAIVSGRRRDKVFSFVRLRELYYAGSHGMDIKGPTKRTKHTKAKTKAVLFQPATEFLPMIDEVYKALMEKTKLIQGSRVENNIFTLSVHFRCVDEKIWSSLAELVRSVLKDYPKLRLTMGRKVLEIRPSIKWDKGKALEFMLESLGLADSGDVFPVYIGDDRTDEDAFKVLHGRRQGLGILVSEVIRETSARCSLRQPAEVQKFLRRLVEWKRSASLPRRTEARKK; from the exons GCTGCCGCCTCGCTCCTCCGCGCTCGGCGTTCGTTGCGCCAGGTACAAGAGGTTCCTGAGCCAGCTCGACATGGGCAGCGGCGGCGGGGGTGGCGCGAGGATCAGTGCGTGGGTCGACTCCATGCGGGCATCCTCTCCTACTCATGTCAAGGCGGCCGCCATGCTCTCGGCCTCCTTCGCCGCCTCCCACGACGAAGACTACAACAACAGGGTG AAACAGCATCCTTCGGCGTTGAGCGTCTTCGAAGACATCGTCGCAGCATCGAAGGGGAAGCAGATCGTGGTGTTCCTCGACTACGACGGGACACTGTCTCCGATCGTGGACGACCCCGACCGTGCCTTCATATCCAACGCA ATGAAGGAGACGGTAAGGGACGTAGCAAGGCATTTCCCAACTGCGATTGTGAGTGGAAGACGCAGAGACAAG GTGTTCAGCTTCGTACGATTAAGGGAGCTGTACTATGCTGGAAGCCACGGCATGGACATCAAAGGCCCGACTAAGAGAACCAAACATACAAAAGCCaag ACGAAAGCTGTTCTGTTTCAGCCAGCCACTGAGTTCCTCCCCATGATAGATGAG GTCTACAAGGCATTAATGGAGAAAACAAAGCTCATCCAGGGATCCAGAGTAGAGAACAACATATTCACCTTATCGGTTCACTTTCGATGTGTCGATGAAAAG ATATGGAGCTCATTAGCTGAGCTTGTAAGGTCAGTGCTCAAGGACTATCCCAAGCTCCGCCTCACCATGGGAAGGAag GTGTTGGAGATCCGGCCTAGTATCAAGTGGGACAAGGGGAAGGCTCTCGAGTTCATGTTGGAGTCTCTTG GATTGGCAGACTCTGGCGATGTGTTCCCTGTGTACATAGGAGATGATCGCACCGATGAAGATGCCTTCAAG GTTTTGCATGGTAGAAGGCAGGGTTTGGGAATACTTGTATCGGAGGTCATCAGGGAAACAAGTGCACGTTGCTCTCTCAGGCAACCTGCGGAG GTTCAGAAGTTCTTGCGTCGACTCGTGGAGTGGAAGCGAAGCGCCTCCCTTCCTCGAAGAACTGAAGCAAGGAAGAAGTGA